From Streptomyces sp. TLI_053, a single genomic window includes:
- the ddaH gene encoding dimethylargininase: MSRTARPRHYLMCRPTHFTVDYSINPWMEPAKPTDADRAVAQWEQLHALFQELGHTVELIDPLPGLPDMVFAANGATVVDGTALVARFRHEERAEEAPAYVEWFRSRGYRAVHRAEFTNEGEGDYLLVGERLLAGTGFRTDRRAHAETERVLGRPVVTLELVDPRYYHLDTALAVLDHDEVMYYPAAFSPESRRTLAGLYPDAVLATDEDAAVFGLNAVSDGRRVVLPEAAVGLAARLRERGFEPIGIDVTELLKAGGSVKCCTLELRGAPA, encoded by the coding sequence GTGTCCCGTACCGCCCGCCCGCGCCACTACCTGATGTGCCGTCCGACGCACTTCACGGTCGACTACTCGATCAACCCGTGGATGGAGCCGGCGAAGCCGACCGACGCCGACCGCGCCGTCGCCCAGTGGGAGCAGCTCCACGCGCTGTTCCAGGAGCTCGGCCACACCGTGGAGTTGATCGATCCGCTGCCCGGCCTGCCCGACATGGTGTTCGCGGCCAACGGCGCGACGGTGGTCGACGGCACCGCCCTGGTCGCCCGGTTCCGGCACGAGGAGCGCGCGGAGGAGGCCCCGGCGTACGTCGAGTGGTTCCGTTCGCGCGGCTACCGGGCGGTGCACCGGGCCGAGTTCACCAACGAGGGCGAGGGCGACTACCTGCTGGTCGGCGAACGCCTCCTGGCCGGCACCGGCTTCCGCACCGACCGGCGGGCGCACGCCGAGACCGAGCGCGTCCTCGGCCGCCCCGTGGTGACCCTGGAGCTGGTCGACCCGCGCTACTACCACCTGGACACGGCGCTCGCGGTGCTCGACCACGACGAGGTCATGTACTACCCGGCCGCCTTCTCGCCCGAGAGCCGGCGCACCCTGGCCGGGCTGTACCCGGACGCCGTGCTCGCCACCGACGAGGACGCGGCCGTCTTCGGCCTCAACGCCGTCTCGGACGGCCGCCGGGTGGTGCTGCCGGAGGCGGCGGTCGGGCTGGCGGCGCGGCTGCGCGAGCGGGGCTTCGAGCCGATCGGGATCGACGTCACCGAGCTGCTCAAGGCGGGCGGCAGTGTGAAGTGCTGCACCCTGGAGCTGCGCGGGGCCCCGGCCTGA
- a CDS encoding class I SAM-dependent methyltransferase, with amino-acid sequence MGTTSTGAGTSREAGEARAPGAGAPPHAATGPLRVLDTSGAAYRRAFELFLAGTDEKPLTHARLTEVATGLDRRRVLLDVGAGEGRTTAHLAQYFERTVAIEPSAVMRERLRTVCPDALVLPDRIDAAEPPGPADLVHLSHVLYYVPPGDWLRTVGRVLDWVAPGGTLLVVLQNPESPCMRMAAHFAGVRYDLRPLAEQLAEQGPEHTVALETLDLHYRTDRLAEAVDVAEFMVNVADLAVLDRLPDRDELTAYVERHFARPDGGYAIGHTQDMLTVRRAPR; translated from the coding sequence ATGGGGACGACCAGCACGGGAGCGGGCACGAGCAGGGAGGCCGGCGAGGCCCGGGCCCCGGGGGCAGGCGCACCGCCGCACGCGGCCACCGGCCCGCTGCGCGTCCTGGACACCTCCGGCGCGGCCTACCGCCGGGCGTTCGAGCTCTTCCTCGCCGGTACGGACGAGAAGCCCCTCACCCACGCCCGGCTGACCGAGGTCGCCACCGGCCTGGACCGCCGCCGGGTCCTGCTGGACGTCGGCGCCGGCGAAGGCCGGACCACCGCCCACCTCGCGCAGTACTTCGAGCGCACGGTGGCGATCGAGCCCAGCGCGGTGATGCGCGAGCGGCTGCGCACCGTCTGCCCGGACGCCCTCGTCCTGCCGGACCGGATCGACGCCGCCGAACCGCCCGGGCCGGCGGACCTCGTCCACCTCTCCCACGTGCTCTACTACGTGCCGCCGGGGGACTGGCTGCGCACCGTCGGCCGGGTCCTGGACTGGGTGGCGCCCGGCGGGACGCTGCTGGTCGTGCTGCAGAACCCGGAGAGCCCCTGCATGCGGATGGCCGCGCACTTCGCCGGCGTGCGCTACGACCTGCGGCCGCTCGCCGAGCAGTTGGCGGAACAGGGACCGGAGCACACGGTGGCGCTGGAGACGCTCGACCTGCACTACCGGACCGACCGGCTGGCGGAGGCGGTGGACGTCGCGGAATTCATGGTGAACGTCGCCGACCTGGCCGTGCTGGACCGGCTGCCCGACCGGGACGAACTGACCGCCTACGTCGAACGCCACTTCGCCCGGCCGGACGGCGGCTACGCGATCGGTCACACCCAGGACATGCTGACGGTCCGCCGCGCCCCGCGCTGA
- a CDS encoding aldo/keto reductase, whose translation MPTAHAAAAHDPSGPSIARFGLGTAAVGRPGYITLGRDLDLPAERTVEALRERTHALLDAAFAAGVRYFDTARSYGRAEEFLGAWLAARPLAAAEVTVGSKWGYTYTADWRASGVPVHEVKEHSTAVFDRQVRESLALLGRRPDLYLVHSVTPDSPALTDPALHARLAELAADGVRVGLSTSGPEQAAAVRAALGVTVDGRPLFGAVQSTWNLLEPSAGPALAEAHAAGLLVVVKEGMANGRLADRNATGPDTAALRELAARTGASCDALALAAVAAQPWADVVLSGAATTDQLASNLDAVGLALAPAASAALAPLAEPAERYWGTRSALPWA comes from the coding sequence ATGCCGACCGCCCACGCCGCCGCAGCGCACGATCCGTCCGGACCGTCGATCGCACGGTTCGGGCTGGGCACCGCCGCCGTCGGACGGCCCGGGTACATCACGCTCGGCCGCGATCTCGACCTCCCGGCCGAGCGCACCGTGGAGGCGCTGCGCGAGCGGACCCACGCCCTGCTCGACGCCGCTTTCGCCGCCGGTGTGCGTTACTTCGACACCGCTCGTTCCTACGGCCGCGCGGAGGAGTTCCTCGGCGCCTGGCTCGCCGCCCGGCCGCTCGCCGCGGCCGAGGTGACGGTCGGCAGCAAGTGGGGCTACACGTACACCGCCGACTGGCGGGCCTCCGGTGTGCCGGTGCACGAGGTCAAGGAGCACTCGACGGCCGTCTTCGACCGTCAGGTGCGGGAGAGCCTCGCTCTGCTGGGCCGCCGTCCGGACCTCTACCTGGTGCACTCGGTCACGCCGGACAGCCCCGCGCTCACCGATCCCGCGCTGCACGCCCGGCTGGCCGAGCTGGCCGCCGACGGCGTGCGGGTGGGCCTGTCGACCAGCGGCCCGGAGCAGGCGGCGGCGGTCCGGGCGGCGCTCGGGGTGACGGTGGACGGCCGTCCCCTGTTCGGCGCCGTGCAGTCGACCTGGAACCTGCTGGAGCCCTCCGCCGGACCGGCGCTGGCCGAGGCGCACGCGGCGGGTCTGCTCGTCGTGGTCAAGGAGGGCATGGCCAACGGCCGGCTCGCCGACCGCAACGCCACCGGTCCGGACACCGCCGCGCTGCGCGAGCTCGCCGCCCGGACCGGCGCCTCCTGCGACGCCCTCGCGCTGGCGGCCGTCGCCGCGCAGCCCTGGGCGGACGTGGTGCTCTCCGGCGCGGCCACCACCGACCAGCTCGCCTCGAACCTGGACGCCGTCGGGCTCGCCCTCGCCCCCGCCGCGTCGGCCGCTCTGGCGCCGCTCGCCGAACCCGCCGAGCGGTACTGGGGCACCCGCTCGGCGCTGCCCTGGGCCTGA
- a CDS encoding GNAT family N-acetyltransferase: MTYRIERIGRTDTDWERLRAVRLAQLLDTPMAFLETYETALAHGDEEWHSRIRRVNEPGSVGLAAVHDDGAGAGEWVGTMIAFTPEPGTALLVGVWVHPEHRGRERGVTDGMLDAIVAWARETGARRLLLTVHEDNARAAAFYRRRGFELTGGTKPYPLDPAARELEMALPLV, encoded by the coding sequence ATGACCTACCGGATCGAACGGATCGGCCGGACGGACACGGACTGGGAGCGGTTGCGGGCGGTGCGCCTCGCGCAGCTGCTGGACACCCCGATGGCCTTCCTGGAGACCTACGAGACGGCACTGGCGCACGGCGACGAGGAGTGGCACTCCCGGATCCGCCGGGTCAACGAGCCCGGCAGCGTCGGTCTGGCGGCCGTGCACGACGACGGCGCCGGGGCGGGGGAGTGGGTCGGGACGATGATCGCCTTCACGCCCGAGCCCGGGACGGCGCTGCTGGTCGGCGTCTGGGTCCACCCGGAGCACCGGGGCCGCGAGCGCGGGGTGACGGACGGCATGCTGGACGCGATCGTCGCCTGGGCCCGGGAGACGGGTGCGCGGCGCCTGCTGCTCACCGTGCACGAGGACAACGCCAGGGCCGCCGCCTTCTACCGGCGCCGGGGCTTCGAACTCACCGGCGGCACCAAGCCGTACCCGCTGGACCCGGCCGCCCGCGAACTGGAGATGGCGCTGCCGCTGGTCTGA
- a CDS encoding DUF3291 domain-containing protein, translating to MTSPLPAQLAQLNVATLLHPIDDPRIAPFVELLDPVNAAADGAPGFVWRLVEDGTDDATGLRPAGADVIVNLSVWENQDALWEFAYRSGHLEAMRRRREWFARHVEAHLVLWWVPAGHRPDVAEALERLAHLRAHGPSPRAFTFASAYSAEEARSVTG from the coding sequence ATGACCTCGCCCCTGCCTGCCCAGCTCGCACAGCTGAACGTCGCCACGCTGCTCCACCCGATCGACGACCCGCGGATCGCGCCGTTCGTCGAACTGCTCGACCCGGTCAACGCCGCCGCCGACGGGGCGCCCGGCTTCGTCTGGCGGCTGGTCGAGGACGGCACGGACGACGCGACCGGCCTGCGCCCGGCGGGCGCGGACGTCATCGTCAATCTGTCGGTGTGGGAGAACCAGGACGCCCTGTGGGAATTCGCCTACCGCAGCGGGCACTTGGAGGCGATGCGGCGACGGCGCGAATGGTTCGCACGGCACGTGGAGGCGCATCTGGTGCTCTGGTGGGTGCCCGCCGGGCACCGCCCGGACGTCGCCGAGGCGCTGGAGCGGCTGGCGCACCTGCGGGCGCACGGGCCCTCGCCGCGCGCGTTCACCTTCGCCTCCGCGTACAGCGCCGAGGAGGCCCGGTCGGTGACGGGATGA
- a CDS encoding helix-turn-helix domain-containing protein, protein MEDIDAIAVLQDPVRRRLYEYVVAQGREVGRNEAAEGTGVARTLAAHHLDRLTEAGLLESGSRRLTGRSGPGAGRPAKVYTRARAEHAVSLPARDYRTAAELLAGAAEAAGLDLALHEAARRRGEALRGTEPPCGDLDRAMELLASRGYEPYAVRAEDDADSGAATAVRMRNCPFHAVAEQFPPLVCGMNLALLEGLLGTDGPVRARLDARPGECCVVVEASKNNDD, encoded by the coding sequence ATGGAGGACATCGACGCGATCGCGGTGCTGCAGGACCCAGTGCGGCGCCGACTGTACGAGTACGTGGTGGCGCAGGGCCGGGAGGTCGGCCGCAACGAGGCGGCCGAGGGCACGGGGGTGGCCCGCACGCTCGCGGCGCACCACCTCGACAGGCTCACCGAGGCCGGACTGCTGGAGAGCGGCAGCCGCCGGCTGACCGGCCGCTCGGGTCCGGGGGCGGGCCGGCCCGCCAAGGTGTACACCCGGGCCCGCGCCGAACACGCGGTGTCGCTGCCCGCCCGTGACTACCGCACCGCCGCCGAACTCCTCGCCGGGGCGGCCGAGGCCGCCGGGCTGGACCTCGCACTGCACGAGGCCGCGCGCCGCCGGGGGGAGGCACTGCGCGGGACGGAGCCGCCCTGCGGTGACCTCGACCGGGCGATGGAGCTGCTGGCCTCGCGCGGCTACGAACCCTACGCGGTGCGGGCCGAGGACGACGCCGACAGCGGCGCGGCGACGGCCGTCCGGATGCGCAACTGTCCGTTCCACGCCGTCGCCGAGCAGTTCCCGCCGCTCGTCTGCGGCATGAACCTCGCACTGCTGGAAGGGCTGCTGGGGACGGACGGGCCGGTCCGGGCACGGCTGGACGCGCGGCCGGGCGAGTGCTGCGTGGTGGTCGAAGCTTCTAAAAACAATGACGATTGA
- a CDS encoding SOS response-associated peptidase, which translates to MCGRFVSTTTPPDLAELLRASLWPATEALAPSWNVAPTDEVASVLERVDRETGEITRQVRSLRWGLVPSWSKDPGSGARMINARVETAAEKPAFRKAFKERRCVVPADGYFEWRPVPAADGRKGYKQPYYLHRPDGGLLLMAGLYEFWRDRTAPEDADAWLVTCTVLTTEATDAAGRVHDRMPVTLTADTLDAWLDPGVTDPAEVRGLLHAPTGDLLVRPVATAVNSVRNDGPQLLDAVPDPLPDVTGGHYA; encoded by the coding sequence ATGTGCGGTCGATTCGTCTCCACCACCACTCCGCCCGATCTGGCGGAACTGCTGCGCGCCTCGCTCTGGCCCGCGACGGAGGCGCTCGCGCCGTCGTGGAACGTCGCGCCGACCGACGAGGTGGCGAGCGTGCTGGAACGGGTCGACCGGGAGACCGGGGAGATCACGCGCCAGGTGCGCTCGCTGCGCTGGGGACTGGTGCCGTCGTGGTCGAAGGACCCGGGCTCCGGCGCGCGGATGATCAACGCGAGAGTGGAGACCGCCGCCGAGAAACCGGCGTTCCGCAAGGCCTTCAAGGAGCGGCGCTGCGTGGTGCCCGCCGACGGGTACTTCGAGTGGCGGCCGGTGCCGGCGGCGGACGGGCGCAAGGGGTACAAGCAGCCCTACTACCTCCACCGGCCGGACGGCGGCCTGCTGCTGATGGCCGGGCTGTACGAGTTCTGGCGCGACCGCACGGCCCCCGAGGACGCGGACGCGTGGCTGGTGACCTGCACCGTGCTGACCACCGAGGCGACCGACGCGGCCGGCCGGGTCCACGACCGGATGCCGGTCACCCTCACCGCCGACACCCTGGACGCCTGGCTCGACCCGGGCGTCACCGACCCCGCCGAGGTCCGCGGCCTGCTGCACGCACCGACGGGCGACCTGCTGGTGCGACCGGTCGCGACCGCGGTGAACAGCGTCCGCAACGACGGACCGCAGCTGCTGGACGCGGTGCCGGACCCGCTGCCGGACGTCACCGGCGGCCACTACGCCTGA
- a CDS encoding FAD-dependent oxidoreductase has protein sequence MARVAVIGGGIGGLGVALMLGRRGHAVTLFEQDTREAGEDLHRDFFHWDRPRVPQAVQPHSLLAPVRTVLRAEAPDVYADLLARGAREYHEFDWFDEHPPHRDGDEELVTLRTRRIVLEAALASAVRREPTVDVRRGRRVDGLTFAPGRPARVTGVAVGADIHPADLVVDAAGRRSAVPALLVAAGCRPPVVESHRARIAYLCRWYRVREDGPRDPGRLRNGSSAPFALAGVFPSDNDTFAVNVVVSTADPTRGALTDPAVFEAVARSFPATAAWLDLAAEPLSDVLAMAGLDNRWTSLVDDEGPVVTGLVNAGDSLVHTNPTLGHGAALGLRAAQYLAGHVEETAADPGGYHDWSVRTLRPWFDAQVAADRVAGQRLAEGAESTDRRAAALAACAFDDPVVMRARAQVRHLLRTPGEAYTTEEVARSVTAWLAARPDFEPTHDGPTREQWDALVPA, from the coding sequence GTGGCGCGGGTTGCGGTGATCGGTGGCGGTATCGGCGGCCTGGGGGTCGCGCTCATGCTCGGACGGCGGGGGCACGCGGTCACGCTGTTCGAGCAGGACACCCGCGAAGCCGGCGAGGACCTGCACCGGGACTTCTTCCACTGGGACCGCCCCCGCGTTCCGCAGGCCGTCCAGCCGCACTCCCTGCTCGCACCGGTGCGCACGGTGCTGCGCGCCGAGGCGCCCGACGTCTACGCGGACCTGCTGGCGCGCGGCGCCCGGGAGTACCACGAGTTCGACTGGTTCGACGAGCACCCGCCGCACCGGGACGGCGACGAGGAACTGGTGACCCTCCGCACCCGCCGGATCGTGCTGGAGGCCGCCCTGGCCTCGGCCGTGCGGCGGGAGCCCACCGTCGACGTGCGGCGCGGCCGCCGGGTCGACGGCCTCACCTTCGCGCCGGGCCGCCCCGCCCGGGTCACCGGCGTCGCGGTCGGCGCGGACATCCACCCGGCGGACCTCGTCGTCGACGCGGCCGGCCGTCGCTCCGCCGTCCCCGCACTGCTCGTCGCGGCCGGGTGCCGTCCGCCCGTCGTCGAGAGCCACCGCGCCCGGATCGCCTACCTCTGCCGCTGGTACCGCGTGCGGGAGGACGGCCCCCGCGACCCGGGACGGCTGCGGAACGGCTCGTCCGCGCCGTTCGCGCTCGCCGGGGTCTTCCCCTCCGACAACGACACCTTCGCGGTGAACGTGGTGGTCTCCACCGCCGACCCGACCCGGGGCGCGCTCACCGACCCGGCCGTGTTCGAGGCCGTCGCCCGCAGCTTCCCCGCCACCGCCGCCTGGCTCGACCTGGCCGCCGAACCGCTGTCGGACGTCCTGGCGATGGCCGGGCTGGACAATCGCTGGACCTCCCTCGTCGACGACGAGGGCCCCGTCGTCACCGGCCTGGTCAACGCGGGGGACAGCCTCGTCCACACCAACCCGACCCTCGGCCACGGCGCCGCCCTCGGCCTGCGCGCCGCCCAGTACCTCGCGGGCCACGTCGAGGAGACGGCCGCCGACCCGGGCGGTTACCACGACTGGTCGGTGCGGACGCTGCGTCCGTGGTTCGACGCGCAGGTGGCGGCCGACCGGGTGGCCGGGCAGCGCCTCGCCGAGGGCGCGGAGTCCACGGACCGGCGGGCCGCCGCGCTCGCCGCGTGCGCCTTCGACGATCCCGTCGTCATGCGCGCCCGCGCCCAGGTGCGGCACCTGCTCCGGACGCCCGGCGAGGCCTACACGACCGAGGAGGTCGCCCGCAGCGTCACCGCCTGGCTGGCCGCCCGTCCGGACTTCGAGCCGACGCACGACGGCCCGACCCGCGAGCAGTGGGACGCCCTCGTCCCGGCCTGA
- a CDS encoding MFS transporter yields the protein MIMMKRGADRKVSEESEAGPQRALIVASFVNRVGNGLFNAASVLYFTLVAHLPATQVGAGLTIAGLCGLAAGIPAGNLADRYGPRVIWLIAFLVQAASMAAFVLIDSWPVFVLLATVDRLAATAGGAAGGALIARVGGERPAAFRARLRTYVNLGVVTGTLGAAVALQIDTRAAYTALILANAASFAGAALVVLLGVPAYPPLPRPEQHRQWSVLADRPYVSFVALYSAMGLQYQTVSLLLPIWISAHTDAPRWTVAAIYAINSGICVLLQSRLGAKVETPRQGGRAFRLAGLMFLLSCPLMALTADVPAWVAPVLAVLAVALHSLGEVWESSAGYALGFGLAPDHAHGQYQGLLGIGFNAGQALAPLVLTGAVLGLGHTGWLLLGLFFAALGAAATPLVGWAERTRPAPPVPDVPGEAASEASAEAASEAAADTAARLSS from the coding sequence ATGATCATGATGAAGCGGGGGGCCGACCGGAAGGTGTCCGAGGAGTCGGAGGCCGGTCCGCAGCGGGCCCTGATCGTCGCCAGTTTCGTCAACCGGGTGGGGAACGGCCTCTTCAACGCCGCGTCCGTCCTCTACTTCACGCTCGTGGCGCACCTGCCCGCCACCCAGGTCGGTGCGGGCCTGACGATCGCCGGCCTCTGCGGCCTGGCGGCCGGCATACCGGCGGGGAACCTGGCCGACCGGTACGGGCCGCGGGTGATCTGGCTGATCGCCTTCCTGGTCCAGGCCGCCTCGATGGCGGCGTTCGTCCTGATCGACAGCTGGCCCGTGTTCGTCCTGCTGGCCACGGTGGACCGGCTGGCCGCCACGGCGGGCGGCGCCGCGGGCGGCGCGCTCATCGCCAGGGTCGGCGGCGAGCGGCCCGCCGCGTTCCGGGCCAGGCTGCGGACCTACGTCAACCTCGGCGTGGTCACGGGCACCCTGGGCGCGGCCGTCGCCCTCCAGATCGACACCCGCGCCGCCTACACCGCGCTGATCCTCGCCAACGCCGCCAGCTTCGCCGGCGCCGCACTGGTCGTCCTGCTGGGCGTCCCCGCCTACCCGCCGCTGCCCCGGCCCGAGCAGCACCGCCAGTGGTCGGTCCTGGCGGACCGGCCGTACGTGTCCTTCGTCGCCCTCTACAGCGCCATGGGCCTGCAGTACCAGACCGTTTCGCTGCTCCTGCCGATCTGGATCAGCGCCCACACCGACGCACCGCGCTGGACCGTGGCGGCGATCTACGCGATCAACAGCGGCATCTGCGTGCTGCTCCAGAGCAGGCTCGGGGCCAAGGTGGAGACCCCCCGTCAGGGCGGGCGCGCCTTCCGCCTCGCCGGGCTGATGTTCCTCCTCAGCTGCCCCCTGATGGCACTGACGGCCGACGTCCCCGCCTGGGTGGCGCCGGTGCTCGCCGTGCTCGCGGTAGCCCTCCACAGCCTCGGCGAGGTGTGGGAGTCCTCGGCCGGCTACGCCCTCGGCTTCGGCCTCGCGCCCGACCACGCCCACGGCCAGTACCAGGGTCTCCTCGGCATCGGCTTCAACGCGGGCCAGGCCCTCGCCCCGCTGGTCCTGACCGGCGCCGTCCTCGGCCTCGGCCACACGGGCTGGCTGCTTCTCGGCCTCTTCTTCGCCGCTCTCGGCGCCGCCGCCACGCCGCTGGTGGGCTGGGCCGAGCGCACCCGCCCCGCGCCCCCGGTCCCCGACGTGCCCGGCGAGGCCGCCTCCGAGGCCTCCGCCGAGGCCGCCTCCGAGGCCGCCGCCGACACCGCCGCCCGGCTCAGCTCGTGA
- a CDS encoding AAA family ATPase, producing the protein MIVWLNGTHGAGKTTTAALVQPLIPDSRVFDAEKVGETLMDITPGLPGTDNFQHWPPWRPLVVETARRVLDYTGGTLVMPMTVLVERYWREIAAGLAHHGIPVRHFVLHADQETLHGRILGDTVLGPSPFRLRYLEPYAEAARTWLHAEAEVVDTTHLTPAQAAGRIAAAVTS; encoded by the coding sequence ATGATCGTATGGCTGAACGGCACCCACGGTGCGGGCAAGACGACGACGGCCGCGCTGGTGCAGCCACTGATTCCGGACTCCCGGGTGTTCGACGCCGAGAAGGTCGGCGAGACGCTCATGGACATCACGCCGGGACTGCCCGGCACCGACAACTTCCAGCACTGGCCACCGTGGCGACCGCTCGTGGTGGAGACGGCGCGGCGGGTGCTCGACTACACCGGCGGCACCCTGGTGATGCCGATGACCGTCCTGGTCGAGCGGTACTGGCGCGAGATCGCGGCGGGCCTGGCCCACCACGGCATCCCCGTGCGGCACTTCGTCCTGCACGCCGACCAGGAGACCCTGCACGGGCGGATCCTCGGGGACACCGTGCTCGGCCCCTCGCCGTTCCGCCTCAGGTATCTGGAGCCCTACGCCGAGGCGGCCCGCACCTGGCTGCACGCGGAGGCCGAGGTCGTCGACACCACGCACCTCACGCCCGCCCAGGCCGCCGGGCGGATCGCGGCCGCCGTCACGAGCTGA
- a CDS encoding thioredoxin domain-containing protein, whose amino-acid sequence MAAVGMHHPKEDAEFDFVLAHVDGPVLLYFWGVWAAACKSLEPVVKDVARAYAGRVAVVRTDIVRCPAATERYEVLGAPTFVLVLDGEAVATTTEATDGAGVRAFLDAHLRPVGDG is encoded by the coding sequence ATGGCAGCAGTCGGGATGCACCATCCCAAGGAGGACGCGGAATTCGACTTCGTGCTCGCGCACGTCGACGGTCCGGTGCTCCTGTACTTCTGGGGCGTGTGGGCCGCCGCCTGCAAGAGCCTGGAACCGGTGGTCAAGGACGTGGCCCGCGCGTACGCGGGCCGGGTCGCCGTCGTCCGCACCGACATCGTGCGCTGCCCGGCGGCCACCGAGCGGTACGAGGTGCTGGGCGCGCCCACCTTCGTGCTCGTCCTGGACGGCGAAGCGGTGGCCACCACGACGGAGGCGACCGACGGGGCGGGCGTCCGGGCCTTCCTGGACGCCCACCTCCGACCCGTCGGGGACGGCTGA
- a CDS encoding TetR/AcrR family transcriptional regulator produces the protein MPEPVGVRQAQARRTRSGVLAAAAEVFVEQGVQAPVRDIAERAGVGVGTLYRNFPTRADLVTAVYRHQIDTCAALAPRLLEESDSPFTALTRWADAFVEFLVTKHGLGAALGSGDPGLENLHTLMLDTLVPACATLLDACAAAGELEPGITAYTLMRAIGNLSITGPDYGRAEATRMVAALLAGCRSTA, from the coding sequence GTGCCGGAACCGGTCGGAGTACGTCAAGCACAGGCCCGGCGCACCCGCAGCGGCGTGCTGGCGGCGGCCGCCGAGGTCTTCGTGGAACAGGGGGTCCAGGCCCCGGTCCGGGACATCGCCGAACGCGCCGGCGTCGGCGTCGGCACGCTCTACCGGAACTTCCCGACCCGGGCCGACCTCGTCACCGCCGTCTACCGGCACCAGATCGACACCTGCGCCGCGCTCGCGCCCCGGCTGCTGGAGGAATCGGACTCCCCGTTCACCGCGCTGACCCGCTGGGCGGACGCGTTCGTGGAGTTCCTGGTGACCAAGCACGGCCTCGGCGCCGCACTGGGCTCCGGCGATCCCGGGCTGGAGAACCTCCACACCCTGATGCTCGACACCCTGGTCCCCGCCTGCGCGACGCTCCTGGACGCCTGCGCGGCCGCCGGCGAACTCGAACCCGGCATCACCGCCTACACGTTGATGCGCGCCATCGGGAACCTCTCCATCACCGGCCCCGACTACGGCCGGGCCGAGGCGACGCGCATGGTCGCCGCCCTCCTCGCGGGGTGCCGCAGCACGGCGTAG
- a CDS encoding chlorophyllase, with amino-acid sequence MPVEPLDRRIVAVKPIVVPAPGRGIELRVKVTAPLSGRDLPVIVFSHGNAWSLDGYEPLVDRWAAAGFVVVQPTHLDSRRNGIGWDDPRFGTVWRVRIADLHAVLDRLDHVLRRAGGLEDRVDRGRIAVVGHSWGAQTAGAVLGARVLDADGVPGEDFSHPAVAAGALIAATGTGDTLTPFAVEHLPFMRPDYSTMALPTLVVAGGKDRSRLSTRGPDWFTDAYHLGPSPKSLLAVAEGEHTLGGIAGEAVAETTDEDPVRVALVADAISGYLLDALGLDGSAWAALTAAGAAGGGEWSISAK; translated from the coding sequence ATGCCCGTAGAGCCCCTGGACCGGCGGATCGTCGCGGTCAAGCCCATCGTCGTGCCCGCGCCCGGCCGTGGCATCGAACTGCGGGTCAAGGTCACCGCCCCGCTGTCGGGCCGGGACCTTCCCGTCATCGTGTTCTCGCACGGCAACGCCTGGTCCCTCGACGGGTACGAGCCCCTCGTCGACCGCTGGGCGGCGGCCGGGTTCGTCGTCGTGCAGCCCACCCACCTGGACTCCCGCCGCAACGGCATCGGCTGGGATGACCCGCGCTTCGGCACCGTCTGGCGGGTGCGGATCGCCGACCTCCACGCCGTCCTCGACCGGCTCGACCACGTGCTCCGCCGGGCGGGCGGCCTGGAGGACCGGGTCGACCGTGGGCGTATCGCGGTCGTCGGCCACTCCTGGGGCGCCCAGACGGCCGGCGCCGTCCTCGGTGCGCGGGTGCTCGACGCCGACGGCGTCCCCGGCGAGGACTTCTCCCATCCCGCCGTCGCGGCCGGAGCGCTGATCGCCGCGACCGGAACCGGCGACACGCTCACGCCGTTCGCCGTCGAGCACCTTCCGTTCATGAGGCCGGACTACTCCACCATGGCCCTCCCCACCCTGGTGGTCGCGGGCGGCAAGGACCGGTCGCGACTCTCCACCCGGGGGCCGGACTGGTTCACCGACGCCTACCACCTCGGCCCGTCCCCGAAGAGCCTGCTCGCCGTCGCCGAGGGCGAGCACACCCTGGGCGGCATCGCCGGCGAGGCGGTCGCCGAGACCACCGACGAGGACCCGGTCCGCGTCGCCCTGGTCGCCGACGCGATCTCCGGCTACCTCCTCGACGCACTCGGGCTCGACGGCAGCGCCTGGGCCGCCCTCACTGCCGCGGGTGCCGCGGGCGGTGGCGAGTGGAGCATCTCCGCCAAGTGA